Within the uncultured Methanobrevibacter sp. genome, the region TATAGATTATCTTGCAGAAAAAGCAAACATAGGAAAAAGCAGCGTAACCAAATCTGTGAAGATACTTGAAAAGAAAGGATTTCTGACAAAAGAAATTGATCCCGAAGACAATCGTAGGAAAATCGTTAAAATCACAAAAAAAGGAAAAGAAATACAAAAGGCAGCTCTTCAAATCAATAATGAAATAGAAGAATCAATAATCTCTAAAATAGGTGAAAATGAAATTAAAACCTTAAAAGAACAGTTAATCACATTAGACGAATTAATTAAAAATTAAAAAACAGTAAATAACTTTTTGAAATTTAAATAAGGTTTTGTTTCAAATTGTGTATATTTTAATAATAGTTTGAATATACCTATTAAATATGTCAGAACTAACTATTGAAGTTTTAAAAGAAATTGTTGAAAAATTACCTAATGATTTTATAGTTGAATTTAAAGATAGAAACGGTTCTACTGTTACTGTATCAGATGATTAACGTTAAGATATCTGAAAAAAAATTAGTATTGAAAACCTACTAAAATATTTGTTAATTTTATTATAAAAAAGAAAAAATAGTTAACATTAACGTTAACTACTATACAAATCTGTGAATATCCAGGATGGATCATAAGCTATTAAGTATCCGTCTTCACACCAAAGTAATCTAACATTACCTGAAGTTGTATCAGCTACTGCAGCTGGGTCTCTGTTAATCCAGTTTCCTGAAGTATGTTTTTTATGTCTTAATCTTAATCTGATATGGCCGGTTCCTGAAACTCTGCATTTTACATGGACAAACTGCACATCATAGCCTAAAGATTTAGCTATTCTATAATACACTTGCCCCCAGTCTACACAATTGGAACCTTTACCTGCTTTAGCATCATTTATTGTTTTCTTGTCGGTTTTTTGAGAATCAAAGTATTTGCTATACAATTCTTTCTTTGCTATAATAGCTAAAGCTTCATCTATTGTGTTTCCTTTATAATTAAATGTTTTAATGAATAGTTTCATTGTGGAATCATTATAATCCGGAAGTTTTGACATTCTATATACAATAGCTGGAAGTCTTCCATTTGCTCTGATGTATGCTTCTGTCCTTATGGCCATGTCCACATATTCAGCTTTATCTATTTGTTCCCCATTCTTTAAGGTTACATAATTTGGAAGGAAATTTAAAGAGGTATTGTCTTTAATTAAGGCCATTGTATACATTGACACTAGCTTATCGTTTCCTAATTTCTTTGCTTTCTTTTCTATGTCTTTACAATTACCTTTTAATGTTAATATCTGGTAATGGTCACGTTTTTTATACTTCTTTTTGTTTTGGAGTAGCCAGTATGCTATGGAATTCATAGCTTGGCAAAAACTTGTCCAGCTAATATTGTCTTCTGTCATATACTATAATTTGTATTATCCTATTTATTATATTTTTTATATAAAAAAATATTATATCCATGAAAAATAATTTATTCAATAAAAACATACTACAAGTTAAAGGTGTATTTCACATGAACATGAGAAAAGCAACAGCAGATGACGCCCCAGAAATTGTTAACATAATGGATTACTACATGAAAAACACCGCAGTCCACTTTTCATATAAAGCACCCGAAATAGATGATTTCAGACAGGAAATGATATATATAACTGAAAAATTCCCCTTTTTCGTGCTCGAAGATAAAAGCTCCATCAAAGGCTTTGCCTATGCCAAGCCCTTTTCAGATGTGCCTGCCTATGACTGGTCCTGTGAGCTTACAATATATATCAAAGAGGATTTCAAACGAAAAGGCCTTGGACGAAAACTCTACCTTGCAGTTGAAGATGCAGTGAAGATGATGGGAATAAAAAACATGTACGCATACATCGCATACACAGAAAGGGAAGATGAGCATCTGGACAATTCAAGCATGAGATTCCATGAAAAGATGGGTTTTGAAAGAGTTGCAAGATTCTCCAAATGCGGATACAAGTTCGACACATGGTATGACGTCATCTGGATGGAAAAAATCATCGCAGAACATGAAGACCATCCCAACAGAATAATGAGCTACAGAGACCTTGATGAAATGGCTGCAAGATAAATACTGCTTTTTTAAAACTGACATTAAACAGGCAGCTATTGATTTAATTGACTGTCCTTGACATTAACAGCAGAGGTTATTGATACCATACTGGTTTTTAAACCATGATATATATCAAACAGTTTCTAAAAATAAGTTTTAAACAGTTAATGTCGGATGTTTCTGTTATGGATCCATTCCCTATGTTTTCCGACAGCTACCCTTATGATGACTTCAATCAAATCAGTTTCATCCTCTTTTTTGAAGTAATAATAAGCTGGCCCTTCCAACATCTGCCTTAAATCATAGAATGGTCTTGGCTTGACTGCATCAGGATGCATCAGCCCATAATTTTTTAATAGCTTAACATTTTCTGTTTCATATTTCTCTAAATTAGATTTCTGGACTTTAGTAGCTACTGTCTTTTCTTTTTTGTCAAATATCTTAGCTACTTGAGAGCTATCAATCAATATGCTTGATTCAATTAATAATAATGTTATTTCTTTTCCTTTAACAGTTATTGTTACTGGATGTGAATTTTCAGTATCTAAGATTAATTTCATTTTATTACCTATTTTATTAGTTATATTATATAATATAGATAATAAGTTACATATATTTTTTCATGAAATCTTGACTCTTTCAAAAACTTTGTTGATTTTAAAAATTCAATGTAGTTGACAGGATATCTTTTAAATTACTAGAAAACACAAAAATGAAATGTGTTTTAAAAATCATATTTTAAAAGTTTCATGTTTAATTTAAATCATATATCTTTTATGGGTGTGTATTAAATTTTAATTTAATACTTTTAATTATTTATAATTATATTGTTGATTTTTTGGAAACTGTAAAATTTTATATATTACTTAAAACATATAAGAACAATTGTTATAATATTTTTATAGGAGAACAAAAATATGGTAGAAAAAGGAACAAAAGTGTTAAAAGAAGGTTTTGCAAAAATGACAAAAGGTGGTGTTATTATGGATGTGGTGAATGCTGAACAGGCAATAATTGCAGAAGATGCTGGTGCAGTAGCAGTAATGGCGCTTGAAAAAGTGCCTGCAGACATTCGTGCAGCAGGAGGAGTTGCAAGAATGGCAGATCCTACAATAGTTGAGGAAGTAGTTGAAGCAGTTTCAATTCCGGTAATGGCAAAAGCTAGAATAGGGCATATTGCAGAAGCACAAATCCTTGAAACATTGGGTGTTGACATGATTGATGAAAGTGAAGTATTAACACCTGCTGATGAAGAATATCACATTAACAAAAAAGAATTCACAATACCATTTGTATGCGGAGCACGTAATCTTGGTGAAGCATTAAGAAGAATAGATGAAGGAGCATCAATGATACGTACCAAAGGAGAACCTGGAACCGGAAACATAGTTGAAGCAGTCAGACACATGAGAATGGTGATGGGTGAAATCAGAACAATTCAGGGAATGGAGGAAGAAGAGCTTTGGAAATATGCAAGAAATATTGAAGCACCAATAGAACTTGTAAAAGAAACTGCAGAACTTGGAAAATTACCTGTTGTAAACTTTGCTGCAGGAGGAATTGCCACCCCCGCTGATGCATCATTGATGATGCAATTAGGTTCTGATGGAATTTTTGTAGGATCAGGAATATTCAAGTCTAAAAATCCAGAAGCATTTGCAAAAGCTATTGTTGAAGCAACCGCAAATTATGATAAACCTGAGGTATTGGCTGATGTATCAAAAGGTTTAGGTGAAGCCATGAAAGGACTAGAAATGTCAACATTAAACAAATCCGATAGGATGCAGGATAGAGGAATCTGAAAATGGTTAAAATAGGAATTTTAAATTTACAGGGTGCAGTATCGGAGCACTATGACCTAACCAAAAAAGCTATTGAAAAATTAGGATTGGATATTGATGTTGAAACAGTAAGATACAGTGGTGATGTTAAAACATGTGATGGAATAATAATTTCGGGAGGTGAAAGTACAGTCATTGGCAAACTAATCAATGAAAGAGGTATTGACAAAGCAATTAAGGACAATGACATTCCGGTTTTTGGAACATGTGCTGGCATGATACTGTTAGGTAAAAAAACTGATTTCAACCAACCTTTACTTGGATTAATGGATATTAATGTTAAAAGAAATAATTATGGAAGACAAAAAGATTCATTTGAAGCTGAAATTGATATATTTAATGAGAAATTTCCAGGAGTTTTTATAAGAGCTCCTTCTCTTGAATCATATGATAAATCAAAAGAAAATATTAAAGTTTTATCCACATTCAATGGTAAAATAATAGCAATTCAACAGGAAAAGAATATTGCAATTTCATTTCACCCTGAATTAACAGAGAATACTTTAATACATGAATATTTCATTAAAAATATTTTATAAAAATGGGATATTTAATTTCCCACTTTTTTAAGCATGCTAATTAATTTAACCAAATACAAGCATTGGATTCTAAAATACAACTTAGAGTAAATTTTTTTATTTGTAATAATGAAAACTTTTACTCCAATTTCTTATTAAATTTAACTGTTTTTAAACAGGATTAAAAGTTCATAACTAACTTTAATCAAAAAATTTTAAATCAACAAAGTTTTTGAAAGAGTCTCATTATCACATTTTTATTATATTAATTATTATATTATTTATTACTTATTTTATATAAATCTTTATTATATTTCAGTACCGCTTTCACTAACAATTCTCTCACCGACAGGCTGCTCCTCTTCAAAGTTACTGAGATAATTCTTATAGATTTCATCACCTTCAGCTGAAAGCTCCATGACATATTTCACAACATCATCTCTTGAATAGCTGAAGTAAACATCATAAGTTTCTTTAATGCCCATTAAATCCATCTGCCTTTTTAACAATTCATTGCAGTGTTTTAAAACCCATTTCTGGTCATTTGCCACATTAACAATGAATCCAGTAATAGCTGAATCGTTAATGTACTCGGCCACATTCTGGTTAGACCTTTCATTACCTGCTTGAGACTGAGGAGTTACAAAAGTCCTTAAAATATTATTTCTAAAGATTTCAGTCTGCCTAGTATAGTC harbors:
- the pdxT gene encoding pyridoxal 5'-phosphate synthase glutaminase subunit PdxT, which codes for MVKIGILNLQGAVSEHYDLTKKAIEKLGLDIDVETVRYSGDVKTCDGIIISGGESTVIGKLINERGIDKAIKDNDIPVFGTCAGMILLGKKTDFNQPLLGLMDINVKRNNYGRQKDSFEAEIDIFNEKFPGVFIRAPSLESYDKSKENIKVLSTFNGKIIAIQQEKNIAISFHPELTENTLIHEYFIKNIL
- a CDS encoding MarR family winged helix-turn-helix transcriptional regulator, with the translated sequence IDYLAEKANIGKSSVTKSVKILEKKGFLTKEIDPEDNRRKIVKITKKGKEIQKAALQINNEIEESIISKIGENEIKTLKEQLITLDELIKN
- the pdxS gene encoding pyridoxal 5'-phosphate synthase lyase subunit PdxS, which produces MVEKGTKVLKEGFAKMTKGGVIMDVVNAEQAIIAEDAGAVAVMALEKVPADIRAAGGVARMADPTIVEEVVEAVSIPVMAKARIGHIAEAQILETLGVDMIDESEVLTPADEEYHINKKEFTIPFVCGARNLGEALRRIDEGASMIRTKGEPGTGNIVEAVRHMRMVMGEIRTIQGMEEEELWKYARNIEAPIELVKETAELGKLPVVNFAAGGIATPADASLMMQLGSDGIFVGSGIFKSKNPEAFAKAIVEATANYDKPEVLADVSKGLGEAMKGLEMSTLNKSDRMQDRGI
- a CDS encoding GNAT family N-acetyltransferase, with the protein product MRKATADDAPEIVNIMDYYMKNTAVHFSYKAPEIDDFRQEMIYITEKFPFFVLEDKSSIKGFAYAKPFSDVPAYDWSCELTIYIKEDFKRKGLGRKLYLAVEDAVKMMGIKNMYAYIAYTEREDEHLDNSSMRFHEKMGFERVARFSKCGYKFDTWYDVIWMEKIIAEHEDHPNRIMSYRDLDEMAAR
- a CDS encoding pseudomurein-binding repeat-containing protein; the protein is MTEDNISWTSFCQAMNSIAYWLLQNKKKYKKRDHYQILTLKGNCKDIEKKAKKLGNDKLVSMYTMALIKDNTSLNFLPNYVTLKNGEQIDKAEYVDMAIRTEAYIRANGRLPAIVYRMSKLPDYNDSTMKLFIKTFNYKGNTIDEALAIIAKKELYSKYFDSQKTDKKTINDAKAGKGSNCVDWGQVYYRIAKSLGYDVQFVHVKCRVSGTGHIRLRLRHKKHTSGNWINRDPAAVADTTSGNVRLLWCEDGYLIAYDPSWIFTDLYSS